Part of the Catalinimonas alkaloidigena genome is shown below.
GATAAAGGTCATAGGCCTCCATATTTTTAGTTGGTGCTTCAATTAAATGTTCTTGAATGTTGAGGTGACCAAAATTTTCTCGGATCTGGTCAGCAATGTGTAAGCTTATTTCATCTTGTACTGCGAATATGTCTTCTAATTCCCGATCGAAATTCTTTGACCAGAAGTGAGTGCCGTCATTAGTACTGACTAACTGAGCTGTAATGCGAACCCTGTTTTTGGCTTTCCGGACGCTCCCCTCCAAAACTGTACTTACTCCTAACTGCTCACCAATGGTTCGCACGTCTATGTTTTTATTCTTAAATGCAAAAGAGGATGTGCGGGCAATGACTTTCAAGCCCTTCACGGTGGTTAGGGCGTTGATTATTTCTTCAGTAATGCCATCGCTGAAGTATTCGTTCTCCGGATCGGTACTCATATTAACAAAAGGGAGAACCACAATGGATTTGTTGGATGATGATATGTGTAGATGGTTGCTCATTTTCTACTATACTTTATCAGGGCTTCTTCGAACTGATATTGAAATTTCAATGATTTTTCTTTTAATTCTGACTAACGGTCAAAATGACTGTTGAACTTCAATTATTTATAGATTAAGCAAAATCAATAATTGAAATTCATTTTTTGGCTTTATTCGTTAGCTTCTTTAGTTAATTCTGTTTCTTCTTATAGGTGAATTGGCTACAACATATTATATAAACACAACAAAGTTGTGTCTACTTACAATATATTCCTAATACCCACATCACACAAGGCTTAACTTTGTCCTTCAGCTATACTGTGAGCTACTTAAACACTAGCAGTTTGCAGAATGAACAGATGTTTTTGTTGTAATCAGCTTCCTTGCAGCACCGTCCACTGTGCGTTTAGCTCCGGCAACATAGTCTGCGGTGGGATTTGGTCATGTTTGAGTTAGTGAAAACTGTGCTGCCCCCAGTGTAAGCTGGATTGCACTAGAGGGGAACGCGTTACAAACGCGCTCCAGAATTGTAATTTATTATGAGTTAGTATTTAGCTTTCTTAAACTTTCAGGGCTTATGGCCCCACTTTTCCTTCCACTTCTTTGACCAGCAGCTGAGGATCGTAGCCATAGCCTTCTTTGAATACATACTCCACCGCCTTAATTGCAGAGGCATCAGCCATAAGATCACCATTGAGCAGCACGAAGTCAGCCCGCTTTCCCGGCACGACAGCACCGATATCCGCTTTCTCTAATACTCTGGCGCCATTACTGCTCATGATCATAATGGCTTCTTCCGGACGGAAGCCTGCTTCTATAAGCAGCTCATAGTTTCTCTGATCACCATAGCCCGGCAGATTGTGCCTGCCTGCATCCACTCCCGCAGTGAGGGTGCCTCCCCTCTTAAAAAACTGGTATTCAAAAGCCATAATACGCTTCAGCCGGGCTTCTCTAAGCGCTCCTCCCTCCTCCTCATTTTCGTACTGCTGCCTTCTCTCTTGGTACTGCGCCTGCAGGCCGGGCGACATGGCTTTGAGGCTACGCTCGTCGGCTAGCGCACGCATGGGTATGCTGGACTCATATATAGACAGGGTGGAGGTGAGAAATACATTCCGCTCAATCATATGCTGATGCAGGCGACGGACTTCCTCACTCCCGATATCCAAACTGTCAATATAGCCTCTTGACCCATTACAAAGGCCAGCGCTCTTGTTTTTCCTGAAATCGCTGGCGCTATTGAGTCCATGCTCAATACCATCTATACCCATACTGACAGCTTCCTCAAAGGTAATGGAGCATAAGTGTCCCGTCACCTTGGCATTGTGTTGATGCGCTTCATCAATGATGACCTGCAAATCTTCCGGACGGGTATGGCGGTATACTTTGAACCAGCGTACGCCCTGCTCTACCCAATGTTGTATAGTATCCCTGATATGGGCTTGGCTTCGGGGAATGATCATATTGGGATTGCCTCCCGGGCCGGTGAAGTAGGGTCCGCTGGTGATAATATCCGGTCCTATGGCTTCTCCCTTTTCGATTTGCTCAGCCAATGCTACTTCTTCATAGGGCGAAGCCGCTCCGCAGGTGTGTATGGTGGTAACGCCCGCCGCCAGATACAGTTTGCTGGCTGTACTGCCCATAAAAGGCTGGCCCGGCATGTGCAGATGATTGTGTACGCCTACTATGCCGGGGATGATGGTTTTGCCTCTGCCCTCAATCACTTTGGCACCTTCAGGAATTTTCATGTCATTTACCTCACCTATTTCCTCAAAGTAGCCATTGCGAATCAAGACAGTTTGATTTTCAAGGGCTGGGCTTCCCAGTCCGTCAAGGAGCTTCACCTGGGTAATAGCGATCATCGGTTCATCGTATACAATGTACTTGCGTACTTCCTTAGAAAGCTCAGTTTGCTTCGTTTCAGGCCTGGTATTGTAGGTAGTTTCGCTGCTGCGACAGCTTAGCAGTTGGATATGTAAGAGCAGTAAGCAAAGATACTTCATGTAAATAATTCTATGCCAGGTAGCGGGTTAAAAGCTTATAAGCGGTGAATTGAAAGTCAAAACATCCCATTTTCATTGGGCATATTCGGAGGTACGGCCTGCCCAAAGTCCCAGAGTTCGGCGATTTTGCCTTCTTCAAAACGGAAGATATGCATTACTGCCATTCCCAAATCCTCCGGCTTTTGACTGATACGCGAGTGTACGGCTACCAGATTGCCATCCTCCAAAGCTCTTTGTATCTCAAAAATCTTATCAGGGTTTTGCCTGGCATCTTCTTCCATGGCCAGCATCAATGTTTGTCCATCCCCCTTGAAGTAAGCGTTGTGATGTTTGAAATTTTGCCCTACATACTTTCTAAAGGCTTCTCTTGAAGCTCCCTGAGCAGCCAGTTGCAAGAAGTCCTGTGCGATCTCTTTAGTGGTCATGGTTTTTTTGTTCAGTATCAAGTTGTAATATGTAAAAATTAATCAGGCTTTCATGAGCTTGCGACGCCACAGGCCTCGCCAGTAACCTTTTTACGCTAATATTTAAAGCACAGCAGCTTTTCTGTTTTCTATCATCAGCACATATCGGGTAATGATGCATGACTTTTTTATACCAACCGTAGCGGATAAATAAGCTTTGGCTCAATTTACATTTCCTGCCTGGAAGAGGAAAGGGGTTCTTTCTTTACCAGTTAAATCTTGATAGCTGGAAGCCCCTCTATCACATCTAAGGTTTGAGAAACACTTAACTGATCTGAATTTAGGCAGTGTACATAGTCCGGCCATACATAAGCCTGGAGCTCCTGATTGACAATGGCCACTCTCTCATTCATGCGGTTTTCAACTTTGCGCAACTGGTCCCTTCGCTGATTTTCTTCCAGAGCGCAGCGAAGCCACACTACTTTGATGGTCCTGACCTGCGCTAATTTCTGAAAACCTTCCTCCAGTATTTGTATACCCCCAGGACTCCATACATTTTCAATAGCCAGCGGCATGTCATACTTCAAATATTGCTGTCCTAATAGCAGTGCGATTTCGGCTACGAACTTTTCTTCTTCTGCTGTCCAGCGGGGAAAATCTGCCTTGTAAATCCACTCCGTCAGGTAATCACAATCTATGATAGCGCCATTTTTGCGTTTGGCCCAAGCCCGGGCAATGGTAGACTTCCCTACTCCACAGGCTCCGGTGATGATCAGTACTTCCATGACTTAATGCTTATAAAAGCACAAAGGTATACTAATCGTTTACAAAAGCAGGTTACTATAAGGGTTTAGAAAGCAGCATGGGTATGTAATGTTGACGATAATAATAGGCCAGTAAGATGTTCCCCAGCAAAAGAAAGATAGCTACTGCCAAACCTTCGGGAGCCAGAAAGCTATGATAAAGAAAAATATTTACTACAACAGGAAAGATCACTACCGTTGCCAAAGGGACAAAAAAACCTGTGATAAAGGCAATGGCACAAATCAGTTCAATGATTTTAATCATGGGAATCATGTATACAGAAACCTCCATGCCCTCATTAAAAAGCTTTACCTCTCCTGCCAGGTCTGGCTGAGGCACCAGATTAAAAAGAACAACGATGGAAGAAAACAGAAAGATAAGCCCCATCAGTATACGAATGATTTTTACAGTTATTTTCATGAGTTTTTTTTATCGTATTGGTGAATAGCAAAGCGCTACAATACCGCATTCAAAAGCTCGTACATGAGAGCTTTGCAAATTTCTTTTTTGTTCCAGGCTTCCAAAAATGCTCATACCCTTGCCAATCGCTGTGGGATTGATAAAGAGATGGTACTCATCTATCAGGTCTTCCCGGATCAGGGAAGACACAAAACTACTGCCACCATAGGCGATGATATCCTGCCCCTCCTGATTTTTGAGATGCTTCACTACAGAAACAAGATCACCATGCTCTACTTGCGTGTTTTTGCCTTCCATCTTTTGGACTGTTTTAGAAAAGACAATTTTTGGTGTGTGCACAAACTTTCGGGCAGCATCATCCGCGCTTTCCGCATCAGCCAGCCGAGATTCCCAGCTTGGAATGAAGCCTTCGGCCAGTTTACGTCCCAGCAGGATGCAGTCTACTGAGGCAGTGATTTTATCTACATATTCATTTAGGGCAGCATCCCAGTTCCACGCTATCCAGTCCATTTCACCATTGGGCCCGGCCACAAAGCCATCCAGGGAAATTTGCATCTGTAGTTTTAGTTTTCGCATACTATTGATTGTTTACTTGTATCAGCATTGAAGCAGTGAATTGTAGAACGACCCATAGCCGTTCTACAGATTCAATCGTTATTGTTGTTTTCTGATTTTTTCTCTTACTGCTGCTTATAGGCATAACTGATCATCCACTGTATGCCGAATTGATCGGTACACATACCGAAATAGTCTCCCCAGGATGCATGCTCCATGGGCATACTTACTTTTCCACCAGCAGAAAGCTTCTCAAAAAGTTGATCTGCTTCCGCTTCACTTTCTACTTGTAGAGATAAAGAGATATTATCACCTACATTCAGCTTATGCCCCATTGACTCAAGGGTATCGGTAGCCATTAGTATGTTTTCTTTTCCAATGGGCAAGGCGATATGCATGATCTTTTCCTGATCAGGGGCCGGCATTTTATCGCTTTCGGGTATTTCATTAAAGCGATGCAGAGCAGCGAACTCTCCGCCAAAAACAGACTTGTAAAAGTTAAATGCTTCTTCAGTATTTCCGTTAAAGTTCAGGTATGGATTAAGGATTGGCATGTGTTTAATGATTAATGATGAATGAATAATTAAGTATTGACGAAAGATTTTGAAGGCTTTGCCTGGTTTTACTCAGCATTATCTGTTTCAACCACATAAGAAGTCATCTCCTTGATCTTCCCATCTTTGTGACTGCTTAAGAGATAGATGTCGCAGAAGGCATAGATTTTTACTTTACCGGATTTGTCCGTCACTTTCATGATGCCATCTACGGCGGCTGTTTTTCCGTGGGTGATCATATGATTAATTTTAAATTCGTGAGTACTCTCACTTTCCATAGCTTTGATTGATTTGGTAAATTCTTCTTTTCCGCGAATGATACTTTCCCCTACCATATTCCAGATAATATCGTCGGTTACCTGTGCGATGATGTAGCCGGAGTCGGATCTTGAGAAAGCTTCATTAAAGCGGTAAAAAAACTCCTGATTATTGGTCATGATTGATTGTTGTTTATTTCATAATTCATTAAAACTATGCCCTGCTCATACACTTTCGTATTCATCAGTCTCAGATGAGAAAGTCTGAAATCTGGAGGAAACAAATGCTTACCCTTTCCTATGGCAAGCGGGCAGACTCTAAGCTGATACTCATCTATAAGCCTTTCTTTCATGAGGGATTGCGCCAGCTTTAGGCTGCCCCACAAAACCATATCTTTTCCGGGCTGCTGCTTAAGGTTGCGCAATTCATCAGCCGCATCGGCTCTCATTACTTTAGCCTCTTTCCACTCTCCCCAGGGAGCAGCTTCAAGGGTTTTGGAAAAGACTAGTTTGGGCATACCGTTCAGTCTATCCGCAATTATCTCGGTGTCAGTAGTGGCTGTGGGCCAAAATTCTGCAAATAACTCATAAGTGAGCCTACCAAGAAGTATGGTATCAATAGTGTCCATGAAGTACAGAAGGTCCTGATCTACTGCACGATTGGTACTAAATGCATCCATAAAATCCAGTTCCCCTTTTGGGCCTGCAGCGAATCCATCAATAGTTGTAAATTCCTGTAATATTATTTTTCTCATTTTTCTTAGATGTCTGACTAGGAGGATTATGCCTGCTCATAGGCCTGTTTTAAAGCAGCGACATCCAGCTTTTTCATTTGCAGCAGTGCTCGGGTAACATTTTGAGATTTGCTGGAATCAGGGGCACTGAGCAATTCATGTAATATAGTGGGCACTACCTGCCAGGAGAGGCCGTATTTGTCTTTAAGCCAACCGCAGGCCTGCGCCTTTTCATCTCCTCCTTCAGCAAGCGTATTCCAGTAATAATCCACCTCTTCCTGATCTTTGCAGTGGATGATAAATGAGGTAGCTTCGTTGAAGGTGAATCCATGTTCCAGATAGCTATCCATCGCCTTAAACTCCTGTCCATTCAGCCTAAAGGCAGCATAATTAATTGCACCTTCCATATTGGGGTCTTGTCCTTTTTCGTAGCGTGAAATCTCTTTAATTTCTGCCTGCTCAAATACCGAGGTGTAAAACTGCATAGCTTCTTCCACTTTGCCTGCCTGATCCCCCACAAACAGTAGGCAGGGTACTATCTTCTGCTTAATCTCAGCCTGATCTGCCAGTATGAGCTGCCAGGAGACACCGTACTTATCCTGCACCCAACCGTAGTATTCGCTGAAAGGGTATTGTTGCAAAGGCATCATGACAAAGCCTTCATCAGAGAGTTCTCTCCACAGGCTGTCCACTTCTGCTCTGGACTCACAGTAGATAAAGAAGGAAACCGAAGGGGTAAATTTGAACTGAGGACCTCCGTTGAGTGCCACAAATTCCTGCCCCTCTAGCTGAAAAGATATAGTCATCACTGTTCCTTCGGCTTTCCCATGAATTTCGTGTCCTTCTTTTCCAAAGCGCGTCAACTCCAAAGTTTCAGAATTTTTGAAAATAGAAGTGTAAAACTTCACGGCTTCTTCTGCCTGATGATCAAACCATAGGTTGGTAGTGATCTTTTGTGTCTGCATTGTTTTTACATCTGTCATAAGTCTGGCTTTTATATGTTTGACATTAATTTTCTTCAATAAGGGAAAGAATATTTCCGGCAGGATCTCTGAACCATGCGATATTGGGCCCCTTCGCCTGTGCAGCGCCACGGAACACTCCCTTTTCATCCGTTTTGATCTCACCTCCATACTGTTCAAATGACACTCCTTTTGCGCTTAGACTATCTACCGCTTCATCAATATCATCTACCGGAAAATTGAGAATGGTGAAGGTGGCTGGTTCATGATTGGGTTTAGGATACACCAGAATATTGCTGCTTCCGGCTATATGAATTTCCAGTATTCCCATAGGATTATCTGCTACTTCCAGACCCAGCACTTCGCCATAGAAGGCTTTTGCTTTTGCCAAATCATCTACCGAAAATCCGCTGAATGCTTTACTGTGTTTCAACATGCGTTTATTAGTTTTATATAAAAATGCTATTTATGGCCAGGCCTCCAGTTTGGGCATGCGCATCACATCCTCTCCCAGATACCACTCTATACCAGGTGCTATGGTAGCTGGCCGAGAGCCTCCCAACTTCCTGAATGCCAGGCTGATTTTTTCTTCCTGCCCTCTCCAGTTTTTTTACATTTTCAGTCAGCTACTTTCCTTTTGAGAGCACATAATTCTCATAAGCGTACTGCTCACTTTCCCCATCAAAAGCCTGAGATACCGCAGCCTTATAGATCAAGCTTCCCTCCTGATCAGGGTAAGATACTCCGAAAAAAACTTTATCCTGACTGTCGGGCAGCATGTGCATCCATGTGTTAAAAGCTTCGCCTATTCCTTCAGGAAAATACCGGACAGTAAGCGCGATTAGCGTCACTTCCTCAATGAGCGCATATTCTTTCACGACCTTATTTTAAGAATAAAAACTTATTTTAAGTATATTGCAAACCTACAGTCTATTTCCGAATTTTAGAGGGTGCGATTGCGACAGTTTGTGGGGTGAATCACGACATTAATACTAACCAGCTTTTTGACATGAAACATGTATCTATTCTTGTTCCCCGTGGACATATTAGCGTAGTTAATATTGAGGGCACTTACCAGATATTATCGGAGGTAAATGGCCTGCTCAAAGAGATGGGCAGAGAGCCAGTATTTGAAGTTCACCTCGTAGGTTTGGTGAAAACAGAAGAAAAACATGGCCTTTTTAGTGTTAAGCCTGATGTGGGTATAGAGAATGTGCCCAAAACGGATCTTATCATCATTCCTGCCATACATGGAGATCAGGAGAAGGTGCTGTCCCATAATCAGAGTTTTATGCCGTGGGTGATACAGCAATATGAAAATGGTGCAGAAGTAGCCAGCTTTTGCATAGGTTCATTTTTCCTGGCTGCTAGCGGTTTGCTCAAAGGCAAACAGTGTACTACCCACTGGAAGTTTATCCATGAGTTCAGGCAAATGTATCCGGAAGCACAGGTGGTAGATGATAAGATCATGACGGAACAGGAAGGGATTTATACCAGCGGCGGCGCTTATTCTTACCTGAATTTATTACTCTACCTGATAGAAAAATATGCAGGGCGAGAAGTTGCTGTTTTCATTTCCAAAGCCTTTATGATTGACATTGATCGTACCAGTCAGTCACCCTTTATTATTTTCCAGGGACAGAAAACACATGAAGATGAAGAGGTCAGGCAGGCGCAAGAGTTTATTGAGCAAAACTTTCAGGAAAAGATTAGTCTGGATACACTCGCTTCTATGTTTGCCATGGGCAGAAGAAATCTGGAGCGCAGATTTAAGAAAGCTACCAGCAATACAGTTACTGAATATATCCAAAGGGTGAAGGTAGAAGCCGCAAAAATGAGCCTGGAGTCTTCCCGTGAGAATGTGAATGAAGTGATGTACAAAGTAGGCTATACCGATAACAAAGCTTTTCGTGCTGTTTTCAAAAAAATCACCGGTTTGTCTCCGGCTCAGTACCGCAATAAGTACAATCGTGAAGCAGCCGTGTCTGCAAGCTAAACTTTAGGGCAAAAAAAAGCGGAAGATAATTCTCCCGCTTTTTAACACTTTAGAACTTAACCTTATCTAATCTTTTCTTTCAGGGTTTCAACCTTGCGCTTGGCGTCGGTCCTGCCCAGCGCATAGGCTTTTTCGTAGAGCAATAGTGCTTCCTGATAAGATGCCTGTTTCTTTTTGCGCGCCAACTGCGTACGTTTGGCTACTTCTTCTACAGCCTCTCCTCTGGCGAAGTAAGCATCAGCCTGGGAAATTTGCTGTTGCAGGATCATCGCTTTGATGTGAGCCTCAGCATTGGCCAGTTCTTCATTCTGCGCCATGATTTCCTCAGTTTTCCGCACAATTTCTTCCTCCCTGACAGCTACTGTCATCACCAGAGAAGCATTGTCTGCTTCCAGCCCTTCTACCTGAACCTGTAGCGCAGTAACTTCCTCGTTTTTAGCAGTGATTTCTTTTTTCAGCTTTTTGATGTTAGCTGCATAAGTCTGGCTTACGGACTGAGAAGTTTGCAGACTTTTCTCGAGCTCAGCAATTCTTTCCTGTGTCTCCAGAATATACCCCTGTATGCTTTCCATCCGCTGGATGTAGCTATCGGTAGGACCGGTCTCCAGGTTGATAGCCATATACTGACGGGCAGCATCGATAGAATCCATTAGTACGCCTACTTCTTCCAGCATGCGTGCAGCCTGCTGGCTGTGGATCAACTCTAACTGTAAGCTGTCAAGCTGCGCTTGTAACTGTTCTTTTTCCTGTTTTGCACCACAACCAAAAAGGGTACTTATTAACAACATGACACCTACGAGTGCCAGCCTATTTTGTCTGATCATTTTTTATTTGATAATATGATAATTAGACGATGCTTGAGCCTAAAGTCACTATTCAAAGAAAAAATTATTTCATTTAAAGATATTAATTTATTAAAGCCCGTTTGATCTTACCAGTTCAGACAGCGAGGGGCTATGCCATTGACGTACTTGCGAATGGCTTCAATCTCTTCTGCTGTACTACCTCCGTCAAAACCACCTAGCGCTGCATAGCCGATTTTTTCATTGTACTGCTTCAGAAACTGGCTGGCAAGCGGCATATAGCTCCAGTGCCATTTTTCTTCATTGTAGCCGTGTGGCCTCTCGCTGCCTTTTTCGGTATACACCTGGCAGAAGCCATACTCATGGGCATAAGCCAATAACCAGTCGTACACTTTTTTACCCTCACCTGAAGCGAAGTAAGCATTATTCAATGCGTTCAGGTCAATATCAGTGCCCCAGTGATGGCGAGATGTGCCGGGCATGGAACTGTACTCCAGTATCTTTAAAGCCCTTTCCTTCGGATCAGTTACAGCCTGGCTCAGGTCCATTCCATCTACTTTTCGCTGACCATTCCACTTGGCTTCCCAGATGCTTTTCTGGGCGGCGAAGTTTCGTGTGGCTGAGATAATATGAAGCTTTACACCCTCTTCCCCGGCTGCTTCTGCCATACGCACAAAATCCTCATAAGCCTCTTTTCTGAGGTAAATTTCATTTTTACTGGTATACTGAGAAGCTATTTGGGTAAAGCTACTGTCCTGCGCGGGTTGGATTTTGCCCAACAGTGCTTCTGTACTTAGCTCAATCTCTATCCCCCTGTCACCTTCTGGCTGACTTACATTTTGGGACAAGCTCTGTGTCTTTTGGTTTACTTTTTCAGTAGCCCCTGCTTTCTTTTCCTGCTTTGGCGACTGGCAGGCCGTACTTAACATTAGCAAAACTATACAGCTAATTATGCTCATTTTATTCATAATTCATTCGTCATTATTCAGTAAACGCTTAATTCGGTCTTTGTAATTTCTACTGACCTTTAATACAAGCCCGGTATTCAGTTGTAGTTCCAGCTCACTCATTCCTCCGGTATTGATCTGCTGCACGTGACTTAGGTTGACAATACTGGATTTATGAATTCTAACGAACTGATCTCCCGGCAAATTCTTCTCCATATTTTTCATGCTGTCGCGCAGCAGGAAATAACGCGCCTTGGTATGCACCTTTATATAATAATCATACGCCTCAATCCACATTATCTGATGATAGGGCAACAGATGCACCCGCCCTTCTGTTTTCACCGCCAGTCTACCCGTAGGTTTTCCTGAGCCTGAGGAGAGGAGGCTTCCTTCTCTACCTTCGGCAGCCTGCCGCTGCTGGTTCTGCAATAGATCATTCAGACGCTGCTGTTTCTCCTGCAACTGCTGTTGCCTGATGCGGGCTTTGGCAAAATCAAGTGCTTTGAAGAACCTCTCATCCGTAAATGGCTTAAGCAGATAGTCTATGGCATGCACTTCAAAAGCCTTTAGCGTATATTCGTCATAGGCGGTGATAAATATCACTTCGGGACGGTATTCGGGGGGGAGGCTGTTGAGAACTTCAAAACCGTTGATACGGGGCATTTGTATATCCAGCAATAGCAAATCGGCTTTTTGATCCTGTAAAACTTCCAAAGCTTCCAGGCCATTAGCACAGCGTGCCAGCACTTCTACCTCTTTATCTTTCTCAAGCAGATGCTGCACGCCTTCCCGGGCTTCCGGTTCATCATCTACAATAATACATTTGAGCTTGCTCACTGTTTTTTTAGGTTAGTAGTAAAGAACTGAGAGGGATTGTGTATTAAAGTTGAATTCTTCATTTCAGTAATATTTACTCGCTTACTATCTTCTTTTTTACGTTCAGCCTGTCATCTGTATTGTTGATCGGCAAGCTTAGCCTGACCAGCACACTATCTTCCTGGGCGGTAAACTGAAGGTGCGCCTTGCCCTGATAGAGCTGCCGCAGTCTGTCAATGGTATTGCGCAAGCCTATACCCTTGCTTTTGGCCATCACCCAGTCGTGAGGAGCTACATCTGTGCTGTTGTAAACTTCCAGTATCAGATAGTTATTTTCATAATAGCTGCTGATACGAAGTTTTGCAAGGCCTAAAGAATGTGCAATTCCATGCTTAAAAGCATTTTCCACGATAGGCTGCAACACCATATTAGGCACCTGCGCTTGCTTTGTGCGCTCTTCTATATGCATTTCTAGCTGCAGACGGTCCTGAAAACGGACCTGCTCAACATTCAGATAATGCTGAATTAAGCTTAGTTCTTCTTCCAGGCTGATGAACTGTTTTCTTTTCTGGCTGAGGTTATTGCGCAGCATCTCACTCAAACCAATAATCATGCTGATGGCTTTGGCCTGATCGTTACGCCTTACCATCATAACAATGGCATTAAGTGCATTGAAAAGAAAATGGGGCTGTAACTGCATACGCATACTGTTGAGCTGGGCATCACTGAGCTGAGTCTTAAGCCCCAAAGCCTGCAATGCCTGCTCCTGATAGCGGTGCCGGTAATCCAGCGCTGTCAGTGCAAAAAGGACCAGCCAGTACACGCCTGCTCCATTCGTAATGTCAAACCAGGTATCTCCCCAAAGTATGAGCAATTCTCTCCAGTTCAGACTTTCCTGAGGAAGAAAGAGACGTTCCAGTAGCAGACCACTGATGTAAGTCAGGCCTTTGTGTAAAACTCCAAAAAGTACACTCATCAAAACATGGAAGATGATAAAGGAGGCTCTCCTCCACCGTTTAGAATATAAAAAAAAGTCTATGACAAGATAGCTGAGCGCCCAATAACTAAGATACGTTGAGAAGGGGTAGCGTATCATGCTTTCCCACTCAAAGTTTAGCCCAAAGCTAATGGCATGGCTGTACTGCTTTACAC
Proteins encoded:
- a CDS encoding amidohydrolase family protein, translated to MKYLCLLLLHIQLLSCRSSETTYNTRPETKQTELSKEVRKYIVYDEPMIAITQVKLLDGLGSPALENQTVLIRNGYFEEIGEVNDMKIPEGAKVIEGRGKTIIPGIVGVHNHLHMPGQPFMGSTASKLYLAAGVTTIHTCGAASPYEEVALAEQIEKGEAIGPDIITSGPYFTGPGGNPNMIIPRSQAHIRDTIQHWVEQGVRWFKVYRHTRPEDLQVIIDEAHQHNAKVTGHLCSITFEEAVSMGIDGIEHGLNSASDFRKNKSAGLCNGSRGYIDSLDIGSEEVRRLHQHMIERNVFLTSTLSIYESSIPMRALADERSLKAMSPGLQAQYQERRQQYENEEEGGALREARLKRIMAFEYQFFKRGGTLTAGVDAGRHNLPGYGDQRNYELLIEAGFRPEEAIMIMSSNGARVLEKADIGAVVPGKRADFVLLNGDLMADASAIKAVEYVFKEGYGYDPQLLVKEVEGKVGP
- a CDS encoding nuclear transport factor 2 family protein, with product MTTKEIAQDFLQLAAQGASREAFRKYVGQNFKHHNAYFKGDGQTLMLAMEEDARQNPDKIFEIQRALEDGNLVAVHSRISQKPEDLGMAVMHIFRFEEGKIAELWDFGQAVPPNMPNENGMF
- a CDS encoding AAA family ATPase, which gives rise to MEVLIITGACGVGKSTIARAWAKRKNGAIIDCDYLTEWIYKADFPRWTAEEEKFVAEIALLLGQQYLKYDMPLAIENVWSPGGIQILEEGFQKLAQVRTIKVVWLRCALEENQRRDQLRKVENRMNERVAIVNQELQAYVWPDYVHCLNSDQLSVSQTLDVIEGLPAIKI
- a CDS encoding DoxX family protein — encoded protein: MKITVKIIRILMGLIFLFSSIVVLFNLVPQPDLAGEVKLFNEGMEVSVYMIPMIKIIELICAIAFITGFFVPLATVVIFPVVVNIFLYHSFLAPEGLAVAIFLLLGNILLAYYYRQHYIPMLLSKPL
- a CDS encoding dihydrofolate reductase family protein encodes the protein MRKLKLQMQISLDGFVAGPNGEMDWIAWNWDAALNEYVDKITASVDCILLGRKLAEGFIPSWESRLADAESADDAARKFVHTPKIVFSKTVQKMEGKNTQVEHGDLVSVVKHLKNQEGQDIIAYGGSSFVSSLIREDLIDEYHLFINPTAIGKGMSIFGSLEQKRNLQSSHVRAFECGIVALCYSPIR
- a CDS encoding VOC family protein, which codes for MPILNPYLNFNGNTEEAFNFYKSVFGGEFAALHRFNEIPESDKMPAPDQEKIMHIALPIGKENILMATDTLESMGHKLNVGDNISLSLQVESEAEADQLFEKLSAGGKVSMPMEHASWGDYFGMCTDQFGIQWMISYAYKQQ
- a CDS encoding nuclear transport factor 2 family protein encodes the protein MTNNQEFFYRFNEAFSRSDSGYIIAQVTDDIIWNMVGESIIRGKEEFTKSIKAMESESTHEFKINHMITHGKTAAVDGIMKVTDKSGKVKIYAFCDIYLLSSHKDGKIKEMTSYVVETDNAE
- a CDS encoding dihydrofolate reductase family protein, whose translation is MRKIILQEFTTIDGFAAGPKGELDFMDAFSTNRAVDQDLLYFMDTIDTILLGRLTYELFAEFWPTATTDTEIIADRLNGMPKLVFSKTLEAAPWGEWKEAKVMRADAADELRNLKQQPGKDMVLWGSLKLAQSLMKERLIDEYQLRVCPLAIGKGKHLFPPDFRLSHLRLMNTKVYEQGIVLMNYEINNNQS
- a CDS encoding VOC family protein produces the protein MTDVKTMQTQKITTNLWFDHQAEEAVKFYTSIFKNSETLELTRFGKEGHEIHGKAEGTVMTISFQLEGQEFVALNGGPQFKFTPSVSFFIYCESRAEVDSLWRELSDEGFVMMPLQQYPFSEYYGWVQDKYGVSWQLILADQAEIKQKIVPCLLFVGDQAGKVEEAMQFYTSVFEQAEIKEISRYEKGQDPNMEGAINYAAFRLNGQEFKAMDSYLEHGFTFNEATSFIIHCKDQEEVDYYWNTLAEGGDEKAQACGWLKDKYGLSWQVVPTILHELLSAPDSSKSQNVTRALLQMKKLDVAALKQAYEQA
- a CDS encoding VOC family protein codes for the protein MLKHSKAFSGFSVDDLAKAKAFYGEVLGLEVADNPMGILEIHIAGSSNILVYPKPNHEPATFTILNFPVDDIDEAVDSLSAKGVSFEQYGGEIKTDEKGVFRGAAQAKGPNIAWFRDPAGNILSLIEEN
- a CDS encoding GlxA family transcriptional regulator, with the translated sequence MKHVSILVPRGHISVVNIEGTYQILSEVNGLLKEMGREPVFEVHLVGLVKTEEKHGLFSVKPDVGIENVPKTDLIIIPAIHGDQEKVLSHNQSFMPWVIQQYENGAEVASFCIGSFFLAASGLLKGKQCTTHWKFIHEFRQMYPEAQVVDDKIMTEQEGIYTSGGAYSYLNLLLYLIEKYAGREVAVFISKAFMIDIDRTSQSPFIIFQGQKTHEDEEVRQAQEFIEQNFQEKISLDTLASMFAMGRRNLERRFKKATSNTVTEYIQRVKVEAAKMSLESSRENVNEVMYKVGYTDNKAFRAVFKKITGLSPAQYRNKYNREAAVSAS